AAGGGCGAGGGGTTTTACATAGCATGTGTAAGGAAAAAGAAGCCGTTTACTGCTCCATCTTTTGATATAAAAAACTACAAAAAACAAGTGCAGGCGTTTACCTATAAGCAAGTGCCTGCTGCGTTGAGTAGCATTATAGAAAATGCTGAGCGTTTTAAGTGGTTTCAGTTTAAAAACCAATACACTTTTATAGAAGAAAGTGCATGGCAAAAGTTGCTTACTGCCGAAAAGTTTTTGAACATAAAACAAGCAGGAACTGCCGTTGGCGAAGAAAAAGGAAAAGATATTCAACTGAACCATGCCGCAGCAATTTCTGTGAATAGGAATACACACTTGCCACAAATAGAACTTTCTAAAAGCGATGCTTTAAAATTTTTGAAGAACGAAAGTATGCACATAGAAGCGCCCAAAGGCTGGCTGGCTGTAGTGTTTGGGAATACTTGCCTTGGTTGGGCAAAAAGCACCGGCACCCGACTAAATAATCATTATCCCAAAGAGTGGAAAATAAGAATGGATGTGTAAGCTATGAATTATTGCAGCAACTTAAACGATTGAATCATGCGGTGCATTTCTTCGTTGTAGCGCAGTTTGCGCTCTTCGCCTCTTGTCCAAATACAAACTTGATAGTTATAGCCGTTTTTTCCTTGCAGCGAGTAGTGTGTATAAAATATTTTTTCTTCACCCATATTGCCCATTACCTCTGCATGCACACCAACTAAGCCGCCCAATTCTGCGGTTGCTGAATCTGAAACTATGGGATGCTCTACGGCTCTTTTTAATACCGAAATATTTTGAGCAGCATATACCGGAAATGCTGGCAACGAATCTTGCTTATCTTTTATTACCAAAAAATATACATTGCGAAACCTGTTTCTGTATTGCAGCGGAGCACCGTCTTTAAGTTCATCGGTTTTGTCCATCCACGAAGGAATATCTGCCGAAAATTCATTGTTTACATTCACAACTTCCCAAGTGTCGGAATAGCTGCAACTGCTATGCAACAATAGCACCAAGCCTAAAAGCGAAATAAGTTTTTTCATAAAATACCATGCAATACTATTTCAACTTTTGGAAAGCAGAAATGTTTTTAACGGCTTTAATATTTTATAGGTGATGCTTAGCGGCATATTGCTCAGCTTTCAATAAATCTTCGGGTGTATCTACGGCTATACTTTCTTCGGTGGTGAGTGCCACTTTTATGGTGTATCCGTTTTCTAACCAGCGCAGCTGTTCTAGGCTTTCTTTTATTTCTAAAGGCGAAGCGGGCAGTTGCACTAATTCCAGTAAGGTTGTTCGTTTAAAACCATAAATACCAATGTGTTTATAGAAGCCAAATACTTCGTTGCCTCTATGAAAAGGAATGGCACTTCGGCTAAATAAAAGTGCGTGGTGCTGTTTGTTGAAAACAACTTTTACAATGCTGTCGGTTTCAAACAAAATTTTATCGGCAGAAAACTTGGCGAGTGTGGCAATTGGTGTGGTATTGTTGGTAAAAGATTGAAGTACAGTGTTTATTTGTTCGGGATGAATAAACGGCTCATCGCCTTGTATATTCACAACCACATCGGCATTGGAATGCAGAGCGGCTTCTGCAATTCTTTCGGTGCCATTTTTGTGTTGTGGCTGGGTGAGTACCACTTTGCCTCCGAATTGTTGAACTGTATTAAAAATGCGTTCATCATCGGT
This genomic stretch from Chitinophagales bacterium harbors:
- the kdsB gene encoding 3-deoxy-manno-octulosonate cytidylyltransferase translates to MKTIGIIPSRYQSSRLPGKPLALIAGKPMIQRVYEQCLQSNLDEVLVATDDERIFNTVQQFGGKVVLTQPQHKNGTERIAEAALHSNADVVVNIQGDEPFIHPEQINTVLQSFTNNTTPIATLAKFSADKILFETDSIVKVVFNKQHHALLFSRSAIPFHRGNEVFGFYKHIGIYGFKRTTLLELVQLPASPLEIKESLEQLRWLENGYTIKVALTTEESIAVDTPEDLLKAEQYAAKHHL